The following coding sequences lie in one Flavobacterium sediminis genomic window:
- a CDS encoding glyoxalase, with translation MKTKDEAILEIRGESIGLVTENSSSEERFQNQTIRPILKFQNDLFVEVFKNYATKQKGVFFTLTPEKKMNYIENAIQRDIKFRNSLKGIIIGMFTITEYKEYIQNSSNLNKRMMNLLMERLKNQLQLLED, from the coding sequence ATGAAAACGAAAGATGAAGCTATTTTAGAGATCCGAGGTGAATCTATTGGCTTAGTAACCGAAAATTCAAGTTCTGAAGAGCGCTTTCAAAACCAAACCATTCGTCCTATTTTAAAATTTCAAAACGATCTGTTTGTAGAGGTATTCAAGAACTACGCTACCAAACAAAAAGGGGTATTTTTTACTTTAACACCGGAAAAGAAAATGAACTATATTGAAAATGCCATTCAGCGCGATATCAAGTTCCGAAATTCACTGAAAGGCATTATCATTGGTATGTTCACAATAACGGAATACAAGGAATACATCCAAAATTCATCCAATTTGAACAAAAGAATGATGAATTTGTTAATGGAACGCCTTAAAAACCAGTTACAGCTATTAGAAGATTAA
- a CDS encoding acyl-CoA thioesterase, whose amino-acid sequence MRFHTRKWVKPEDLNANGTLFGGTLLAWIDEEAALYSIIQLENSKVVTKYMSEINFMSSANQGDIVEIGIEVVKFGRTSLVLKSEVRNKMTRETIITIDNIIMVNLGSDGKPAPHGKTKIEYVKDRLEQQNENGSGN is encoded by the coding sequence ATGAGATTTCATACCAGAAAATGGGTAAAACCAGAGGACCTTAATGCTAACGGAACATTATTCGGAGGAACGTTATTAGCCTGGATAGATGAAGAAGCTGCTTTATATTCGATCATTCAGTTAGAAAATTCAAAGGTGGTAACGAAATATATGAGTGAAATTAACTTTATGAGTTCGGCCAACCAAGGGGATATTGTTGAAATAGGTATTGAAGTCGTTAAATTCGGTAGAACTTCTTTAGTTTTAAAAAGTGAAGTTCGCAATAAAATGACACGTGAAACCATTATTACGATAGACAATATCATTATGGTTAATTTAGGTTCGGACGGAAAACCGGCACCACACGGAAAAACAAAGATAGAATACGTTAAAGATAGATTGGAACAACAAAATGAAAATGGCAGCGGAAATTAA
- a CDS encoding DUF2461 domain-containing protein yields MKMISQKTFDFLSELQANNNREWFAEHKKEFDREFQNSKAFFQQVGGELGKQDSIEKVHVFRIYRDVRFSKDKSPYKAHFSASFTRTKPLLRGGMYLHIENNNSFVGGGFWDPNAEDLQRIRKEIELDAEELRAILQQPQFIENFGILTGDELKTAPKGFDKNHPDIDLIRKKQYLLARQFSNKEVLQPDFQQEVLKTFAAMRPFFDYMSSVLTTNLNGESLY; encoded by the coding sequence ATAAAAATGATCAGTCAAAAAACCTTTGATTTTTTAAGCGAGTTACAAGCCAACAATAACCGGGAATGGTTTGCCGAACATAAAAAAGAGTTCGATCGGGAGTTTCAAAATAGCAAAGCCTTCTTCCAGCAAGTAGGGGGTGAATTAGGTAAGCAAGACAGTATAGAGAAAGTACATGTCTTCCGAATTTACCGTGATGTGCGTTTTTCAAAAGATAAGTCGCCTTATAAAGCTCATTTCAGCGCTTCATTTACGCGTACGAAGCCTTTATTGCGCGGTGGTATGTATTTGCATATTGAGAATAACAATAGTTTTGTGGGTGGCGGTTTTTGGGATCCGAATGCTGAGGATCTGCAACGTATTCGCAAAGAAATTGAACTTGATGCTGAAGAATTGCGAGCTATTTTACAACAACCTCAATTCATTGAGAATTTTGGTATTTTAACAGGTGACGAACTGAAAACCGCTCCCAAAGGTTTTGACAAGAATCATCCGGATATTGATCTGATCCGTAAAAAGCAATATTTATTGGCTCGTCAATTTAGCAATAAAGAAGTATTACAACCTGATTTCCAACAGGAAGTACTGAAAACTTTTGCTGCTATGCGTCCGTTTTTTGATTATATGAGTAGTGTGCTGACTACAAATTTAAACGGAGAAAGCCTGTATTAA
- a CDS encoding 3-ketoacyl-ACP reductase has translation MQNLNGKNALITGGGKGLGKAVALALAAEGVNLALISRTLTDLEAVAAEAKKINNTIKVAVATADIADYDSVVTAVNQLQSELGPVDILVNNAGVGKFGKFMDLEVSEWENIIKINLLGSYYVIRAVLPQMLERKSGDIVNVSSTAGLKGAPVTSAYSASKFGLIGLSESLMQEVRKSNIRVMTMAPSTIATDMSVNLNLTDGNPESVLQPEDFAELLVAHLKLHPRALVKDVGLWSTNP, from the coding sequence ATGCAAAATTTAAACGGTAAAAATGCCTTAATTACAGGCGGTGGCAAAGGCTTAGGAAAAGCAGTTGCTTTAGCTTTAGCGGCAGAAGGTGTTAATCTCGCTCTTATTTCCAGAACGTTAACCGACTTAGAAGCGGTTGCGGCAGAAGCTAAAAAAATAAACAATACAATAAAAGTAGCTGTTGCTACTGCTGATATCGCTGATTATGATTCGGTTGTTACTGCGGTAAACCAGTTACAGTCAGAATTAGGTCCGGTTGATATTTTAGTGAACAATGCCGGTGTCGGAAAGTTCGGAAAGTTCATGGATCTGGAAGTCTCAGAATGGGAAAACATCATAAAGATCAATTTATTAGGAAGTTATTACGTGATCAGGGCCGTTTTGCCTCAAATGCTAGAACGCAAATCAGGAGATATTGTAAACGTTTCCTCTACGGCAGGCTTAAAAGGAGCTCCGGTTACCAGTGCGTATAGCGCTTCTAAATTCGGTTTGATCGGTCTTTCAGAATCTTTAATGCAGGAAGTTCGTAAATCAAATATCAGAGTAATGACAATGGCACCTAGCACTATTGCTACAGATATGTCCGTTAATTTAAACTTAACCGACGGTAATCCGGAAAGTGTGCTACAACCGGAAGATTTCGCAGAATTATTAGTCGCTCATTTAAAATTACATCCAAGAGCACTCGTTAAGGATGTAGGACTATGGTCCACCAACCCATAA
- a CDS encoding mechanosensitive ion channel family protein, giving the protein MKIFNWAENLLHEIGVNQAISVYLSLVINIVLLVVLAYVLDLIFKKILIVCLAIVAARTRSSFDDFLVANKTAKYIAHLVPLLFIYKTVPVILNDFTSWENFFEKGIKIYIILLTLWIIRSVFNALKDFLKEKPRFSDKPIDSYIQVVMILLWTFGIVSFLSILFEISKTAFLTTFGSISAVIILMFRDTILGFVASISVSANDMVRIGDWITMEKFGADGDVIEINLATVKVRNFDNTTTTIPTYSLISDSFRNWRGMTNSDGRRIKRQVLIKPSSVRFVKENELDYFKKIQHLTSYIEHRQSDIDKYNTNNTVDKSLIVNGRNLTNLGLFRKYVSQYILQHPGINKDMLMMVRYLEITERGIPLEVYCFSKDKNWVNYEHIMADLFDHIIASVRYFGLEILEISNVEITSKQ; this is encoded by the coding sequence ATGAAAATATTCAATTGGGCTGAAAATTTATTACATGAAATAGGTGTTAATCAAGCTATCAGTGTTTACCTTAGTTTAGTGATAAACATTGTATTATTGGTTGTATTGGCTTATGTATTAGACCTTATTTTTAAAAAAATACTTATCGTTTGTCTGGCAATCGTTGCTGCAAGAACCAGATCATCCTTTGATGATTTTTTAGTAGCCAATAAAACAGCTAAATACATTGCTCATCTGGTTCCTTTGTTATTCATTTACAAAACGGTACCTGTAATTTTAAATGATTTTACCTCTTGGGAAAATTTCTTTGAAAAAGGTATCAAGATCTACATTATACTTTTAACACTTTGGATCATACGAAGTGTTTTCAATGCACTAAAAGATTTTTTAAAAGAAAAGCCACGCTTTAGTGATAAGCCTATTGATAGTTACATTCAAGTAGTCATGATCCTGTTATGGACTTTCGGGATCGTTTCTTTTTTGTCCATTTTATTTGAGATCAGTAAAACGGCTTTTTTAACTACTTTCGGTTCCATTTCGGCTGTTATTATCTTAATGTTCCGTGATACGATCTTAGGATTTGTGGCCAGTATTTCCGTTTCGGCTAATGATATGGTACGAATCGGCGATTGGATCACTATGGAAAAATTTGGTGCAGATGGTGATGTTATTGAGATCAATTTGGCAACTGTAAAAGTGCGTAATTTCGACAATACAACCACCACAATTCCCACGTATAGCTTGATTTCGGATAGTTTCCGTAACTGGCGAGGGATGACTAATTCTGATGGTCGACGTATTAAAAGACAGGTTTTAATCAAGCCTAGTTCTGTTCGTTTTGTTAAAGAAAACGAATTGGATTACTTTAAAAAAATACAACATTTAACGTCTTATATCGAACATCGCCAATCGGATATTGATAAATACAATACAAATAATACTGTTGACAAATCATTGATTGTCAACGGAAGAAACTTAACGAACTTAGGGTTGTTCCGCAAATATGTCAGTCAATACATCTTACAACATCCGGGAATCAATAAAGATATGTTGATGATGGTACGTTATTTAGAAATTACCGAACGTGGAATTCCGCTTGAAGTATATTGCTTTTCCAAAGATAAAAACTGGGTAAATTACGAACATATCATGGCCGATCTGTTCGATCACATTATAGCTTCCGTACGCTATTTTGGTTTGGAAATACTGGAAATCAGTAATGTAGAAATAACTTCTAAACAATAA
- a CDS encoding YqaA family protein — MQKQQKKSRAQLLHQYYKYTGFYAFIWNNTKKAIMPLLLIIGALLVVNYRVMSISEMLLYVTQNFSKTFIFSLFFASESFLGLLPPDIFIAWTKTTEHPLLYLSLLAVLSYLGGVVSYYYGRTLLLIPKINDYLEGRMSKHIRNMQKWGGFLIAVGALLPLPFAMACLAAGMIKFPQRQFFAFAALRIFRFVIYGFAIYSALS, encoded by the coding sequence ATGCAAAAACAACAGAAAAAATCAAGAGCTCAACTATTACATCAGTACTATAAATATACTGGTTTTTACGCTTTTATATGGAATAATACCAAAAAAGCGATCATGCCGCTATTGCTTATTATCGGTGCTTTATTGGTTGTTAATTACCGTGTGATGAGTATTTCTGAAATGTTGCTCTATGTTACTCAGAATTTCAGTAAAACATTTATTTTTTCTTTATTCTTTGCTTCAGAAAGTTTTTTGGGCTTATTGCCACCGGATATTTTTATTGCCTGGACCAAAACCACTGAGCACCCTCTACTCTATCTTTCACTATTAGCCGTTTTATCATATTTAGGCGGTGTGGTTTCCTATTATTACGGTAGAACTTTATTATTGATCCCCAAGATCAATGATTATTTAGAGGGAAGAATGTCTAAGCATATTCGCAACATGCAAAAATGGGGCGGATTTTTAATTGCTGTCGGAGCATTATTACCTTTACCTTTTGCAATGGCTTGTTTGGCTGCCGGAATGATCAAATTTCCGCAAAGACAATTCTTTGCTTTTGCCGCACTACGTATTTTTCGCTTTGTAATTTATGGATTTGCTATATATTCCGCTTTATCATGA
- a CDS encoding IclR family transcriptional regulator: MIQSIERVFAILEYVASNGNLVRLNDIATALDLKKTTVHNFLNSLKELGYIEQDELSPRYRVTPKLQYLVAPHTDNNSLKTKMRPVLEKITRLTNETAYLSVQMGMYFRHELISEPNSSIRISLELNKDFQLMRTAIGKIFMANSPHLRNVLLGKLEPSERKKLEHELEIVAQNDFAYDFEENEKDMHCIAIPLRENNRIIGVVGFPVRHSVFKKQKWIRLLN, encoded by the coding sequence ATGATACAATCAATCGAAAGAGTTTTTGCAATTCTTGAGTATGTTGCTTCCAATGGAAATCTCGTTCGTCTGAATGATATTGCTACCGCATTAGATCTGAAAAAAACAACAGTTCATAATTTTTTGAATTCCCTAAAAGAGTTGGGCTATATTGAACAGGATGAGTTATCTCCGCGTTATAGAGTTACACCAAAATTACAGTATTTAGTAGCTCCGCATACAGACAACAACAGCTTAAAGACTAAAATGCGTCCGGTTTTAGAAAAGATTACCCGATTAACCAATGAAACTGCTTATTTATCAGTACAAATGGGAATGTATTTCAGACATGAATTAATCAGCGAACCGAATAGTTCTATCCGTATTTCATTGGAACTCAATAAAGATTTTCAACTGATGCGAACTGCTATAGGTAAAATATTTATGGCAAATTCTCCGCATCTCCGAAATGTTTTGCTGGGTAAATTAGAACCTTCTGAACGAAAAAAATTAGAGCACGAACTGGAAATAGTTGCACAAAATGATTTTGCGTATGATTTTGAAGAAAATGAAAAAGATATGCACTGTATTGCTATCCCTTTACGTGAAAATAACCGAATCATTGGAGTAGTGGGGTTTCCGGTCCGGCATTCCGTTTTCAAAAAGCAGAAATGGATAAGGCTATTGAATTAA
- a CDS encoding alpha/beta hydrolase, protein MALLFCLVLTNGLTAQVTEVALWEGKIPNAISNSKYTEIQTIKDFVLVKVSQVVKPTLTIFKPKSPNGTAVIICPGGGYAHLSIDKEGYKVAEWLNTLSITAIVLKYRLPSDAIMKDKTIGPLQDAQEAMRYARRHAKELNIQEDKIGILGFSAGGHLASTLATHYKDMVYNITDSVSAKPDFSILIYPVISMEEGITHQGSRNNLLGCSPSIDTVEYFSNEKNTDTSTPITFIVHATDDKAVPVENSVNYYRKLKANHVSVELHLYEKGGHGFGLGKIATSLFWTKQCEIWLQANNFKE, encoded by the coding sequence ATGGCATTGCTATTTTGTTTGGTTTTAACCAATGGATTAACAGCGCAAGTAACCGAAGTAGCGTTATGGGAAGGAAAAATTCCGAATGCTATTTCTAATTCAAAATATACTGAAATTCAAACGATTAAAGATTTTGTTTTAGTAAAAGTGAGTCAGGTTGTAAAACCTACACTAACGATTTTTAAACCTAAAAGTCCAAACGGAACGGCTGTAATTATTTGTCCGGGTGGTGGTTACGCTCATTTGTCCATAGATAAAGAAGGCTATAAAGTTGCCGAATGGTTGAATACACTAAGCATTACAGCTATTGTTTTAAAATACCGATTACCTTCTGATGCAATTATGAAAGATAAAACCATTGGCCCCCTGCAAGATGCTCAAGAAGCTATGCGTTATGCAAGACGTCATGCGAAAGAATTAAATATTCAAGAAGATAAAATAGGAATTTTAGGTTTCTCGGCTGGTGGACATTTGGCTTCTACCTTGGCTACACATTATAAGGACATGGTGTATAATATAACAGATTCGGTGAGTGCTAAACCTGATTTTTCGATTTTGATTTATCCTGTAATTTCAATGGAAGAGGGGATTACACACCAAGGTTCCAGAAACAATTTGTTAGGGTGTTCGCCATCCATAGATACTGTTGAATACTTTTCAAATGAAAAAAACACCGATACATCAACACCAATAACTTTTATAGTTCATGCTACTGACGATAAAGCGGTTCCTGTTGAGAATAGTGTCAATTATTATAGGAAACTTAAAGCAAACCATGTTTCAGTTGAGCTACACCTTTATGAAAAAGGCGGACATGGTTTCGGTTTAGGAAAAATTGCTACCAGTTTGTTTTGGACCAAGCAATGTGAAATTTGGCTTCAAGCAAACAATTTCAAAGAATAA
- a CDS encoding DUF3817 domain-containing protein — protein MIKLFKIVAFLEGISLLVLFSNMLVVKQMNLDLYKSLLFPVGMAHGLLFLAYIALATMFKIEQNWDFKKYFIICIASVLPFGTFYIEKRYLAEL, from the coding sequence ATGATCAAATTATTTAAAATTGTTGCCTTTTTAGAAGGAATTTCGTTACTTGTATTGTTTTCAAACATGTTGGTCGTAAAACAAATGAATCTTGACTTGTATAAAAGTCTACTGTTTCCGGTAGGAATGGCACACGGTTTATTGTTTTTGGCTTATATCGCATTGGCTACTATGTTTAAAATAGAACAGAACTGGGATTTTAAAAAGTACTTTATCATTTGTATAGCATCGGTTTTGCCTTTCGGTACTTTTTATATCGAAAAACGTTATTTAGCGGAATTATAA
- a CDS encoding DUF6705 family protein, with product MSTYSFSQTPVIDLLNNDGFSTANAYYKDVNNLLDSFEGTYIYSDITTNTSFKVVLVKKTLQFNGRYYEDIIIGEYQYIENGVEKANTLNELTLNYSNPNRHNIVGNVLINDNNYRRAKCDDCIPNEIRLMLGIKDDLSHRYAFLILRRTTDLAGQEIIKIKIANISRSFSDNPNLSLDFVLPFTELTLIKQ from the coding sequence ATTTCAACTTATAGTTTTAGCCAGACTCCTGTAATTGACTTACTGAACAATGATGGTTTTTCTACAGCTAATGCTTATTATAAAGATGTAAACAACTTATTGGATTCTTTTGAGGGAACTTATATTTATTCTGACATTACTACTAATACCAGTTTTAAAGTAGTGTTGGTAAAAAAAACATTGCAGTTTAACGGACGTTATTATGAAGATATTATCATCGGGGAATACCAATATATTGAAAACGGAGTAGAAAAAGCGAATACTCTTAATGAGTTAACTCTAAACTATTCAAACCCGAACAGGCACAATATTGTAGGTAATGTATTGATAAATGACAACAATTATAGAAGAGCTAAATGTGACGATTGTATTCCCAATGAAATTAGATTAATGCTTGGCATTAAGGATGATTTATCCCATAGATATGCGTTTTTAATTTTAAGAAGAACTACTGATCTGGCAGGGCAAGAAATTATAAAAATAAAAATTGCAAATATTTCACGTAGCTTTTCTGACAACCCTAATCTGAGCTTGGATTTCGTTCTCCCATTTACAGAGTTAACCCTTATTAAGCAATAA
- a CDS encoding right-handed parallel beta-helix repeat-containing protein, giving the protein MKNIFSFMLVFLFSSITAFATDYYVAPNGNDSNSGTISSPFATLNQALSVVSPGDYIYLRGGIYTMASSPIVITTNGTSSANIHVYAYGSEIPVLSFNDTESSSNRGIVLDGNYWHWKGITIEKAGDNGMLLSGNNNTIENCIFRKNHDTGLQLSRYSSSATTISQWPSNNLVLGCESYDNKDSTNENADGFAAKLTVGTGNIFRNCVSHHNIDDGWDLYSKTDTGAIGVVTIENCIAHHNGSLTDGVTSGGGDKNGYKLGSSAHQVNHIVRRCIAFQNGKHGFTDNGNIGSIEFTNNTSYNNDGYNWHTRDGATHIFKNNVSFENSTNDRLRGDTSAPNSFVGATGGFTVNSSDFVTLSMGSNAHPTSNGFLNLQSGSDLIDAGVTSSGITYNGSSPDLGAIESGASSGGGTAEIILTASAGNSLVNLNWTINNLTVTGLEVYRDTDSDPSGRTRIAQVSTSTRSYTDNSATAGTTYYYWIKANASINSNAASATPSGSSGGGTTSGNRIEDNDSRTISYDGSLKAYSNADNGNAINLANSAGKQIVWNYAPASSGTYQLTLRYTRKSTMNSSVFIAVNNGSNQTLTLPETSSSAFATVSMSVTLNSGTNVIQLTTNSDGESADIDWIEFGSSTSKFDDTKTVKESVSLVSLYPNPSQSVLNIEIPETKNYNSLSIVNMSGVEVLKRNNITTHNTINIDSLAKGTYILKLASESTSETKIFIKE; this is encoded by the coding sequence ATGAAAAATATTTTTTCATTTATGCTTGTATTTCTTTTTTCAAGCATAACAGCATTTGCTACAGATTATTATGTAGCACCAAATGGCAATGACTCTAATTCAGGTACGATCAGTAGTCCCTTTGCAACATTGAACCAAGCTTTAAGTGTAGTTTCACCCGGAGATTATATTTATTTAAGAGGTGGTATATACACTATGGCATCTTCTCCTATAGTTATAACAACTAACGGTACGTCTTCAGCGAATATCCATGTTTATGCCTATGGAAGTGAAATACCTGTTCTAAGCTTTAACGATACAGAAAGTAGTTCAAATAGGGGAATAGTCCTTGATGGTAACTATTGGCACTGGAAAGGGATTACTATTGAAAAAGCCGGAGATAACGGAATGTTGTTATCCGGTAATAACAATACTATTGAAAATTGTATCTTTAGAAAGAACCATGATACAGGTCTGCAATTAAGCCGATATAGTAGTTCGGCTACCACTATCAGTCAGTGGCCATCTAATAATTTAGTTTTAGGCTGCGAATCGTATGATAATAAAGATAGTACAAATGAAAATGCAGATGGTTTTGCTGCCAAATTAACTGTCGGAACAGGTAATATTTTCAGAAATTGTGTATCCCACCATAATATTGATGACGGTTGGGATTTATACAGTAAAACAGACACAGGAGCCATAGGTGTTGTTACTATTGAGAATTGTATTGCACATCATAATGGTAGTCTTACAGATGGTGTTACTTCCGGAGGAGGAGATAAAAACGGTTATAAATTAGGCTCTTCGGCTCATCAGGTTAATCATATAGTGCGTCGCTGTATTGCTTTTCAAAACGGAAAACACGGTTTTACGGATAATGGAAATATCGGTAGCATTGAATTTACAAACAATACTTCATACAATAATGACGGCTATAATTGGCATACCAGAGATGGTGCAACTCATATATTCAAGAACAATGTATCATTCGAAAATTCTACCAACGACCGTTTAAGAGGAGATACATCAGCACCCAATTCATTTGTAGGAGCTACAGGAGGTTTTACGGTAAACAGTTCTGACTTTGTTACATTGTCTATGGGATCTAATGCCCATCCAACATCTAACGGCTTTCTTAATCTACAATCAGGAAGTGATTTAATAGATGCCGGTGTTACAAGTTCCGGGATAACATATAACGGAAGTAGCCCGGATTTAGGAGCAATAGAATCAGGAGCAAGTTCAGGAGGCGGAACGGCAGAAATCATTTTAACGGCAAGTGCCGGAAATAGTTTAGTAAACTTAAATTGGACAATTAACAATTTAACAGTTACCGGATTAGAAGTATATAGAGATACAGATTCAGACCCGAGCGGAAGAACACGAATTGCTCAGGTTAGTACAAGTACCCGTTCATATACTGATAACTCTGCGACTGCGGGTACGACTTATTATTATTGGATCAAAGCAAATGCGAGTATTAATTCAAATGCTGCTTCAGCTACACCTAGCGGGAGTTCGGGAGGAGGGACAACTTCCGGAAACAGAATAGAAGACAATGACTCCAGAACGATATCGTATGATGGCTCTCTGAAAGCCTATTCTAACGCAGATAATGGTAATGCTATTAATCTGGCTAATTCAGCCGGAAAGCAAATTGTTTGGAATTATGCACCTGCCAGTTCCGGGACATACCAGTTAACGTTGAGATATACCCGAAAAAGCACTATGAATTCTTCGGTATTCATCGCTGTAAATAATGGTTCTAATCAAACTTTAACGTTACCGGAAACGTCATCATCAGCCTTTGCTACTGTTTCTATGTCGGTTACTTTAAACAGTGGTACTAATGTTATTCAATTGACAACTAATTCTGACGGAGAAAGTGCTGATATTGACTGGATCGAATTCGGTTCTTCAACTTCAAAGTTTGACGATACCAAAACAGTTAAGGAATCTGTTTCATTAGTAAGCCTTTATCCGAACCCTTCTCAAAGTGTATTAAATATTGAGATACCTGAAACAAAAAATTATAATAGTCTAAGTATCGTTAATATGTCAGGAGTAGAAGTGTTGAAAAGGAATAATATAACAACACACAATACAATAAACATAGATTCTTTAGCAAAAGGAACCTATATTTTAAAATTAGCTTCCGAAAGTACGAGCGAAACAAAAATATTTATCAAAGAATAA
- a CDS encoding DUF6705 family protein: protein MKKIILIIALSFPSFIFCQTPIIDLLDDDGSAIPNAYYKDVNNLLDPFVGTYIYSDITTNTSFKVVLVKKTLQFNGRYYEDVIIGEYQYIENGVEKVSTIDELNQNYSNYNKYNIVGNILINNNNFRYWRCFDCISNEIRLMLTINDDLSQRFAYLILRRATDLAGQEIIKIKIVNISRSFSDNPNLSLDFVLPFTELTLIKQ, encoded by the coding sequence ATGAAAAAAATCATTTTAATTATAGCTTTATCATTTCCATCATTTATTTTTTGCCAAACTCCTATAATCGATTTATTAGACGATGACGGATCAGCAATTCCTAATGCTTATTATAAAGATGTAAACAACTTATTGGATCCTTTTGTGGGAACTTATATTTATTCTGACATTACTACTAATACCAGTTTTAAAGTAGTGTTGGTAAAAAAAACATTGCAGTTTAACGGACGTTATTATGAAGATGTTATCATCGGGGAATACCAATATATTGAAAACGGAGTAGAAAAGGTGAGCACCATAGACGAGTTAAATCAAAATTATAGTAATTATAACAAATACAATATTGTTGGGAATATCTTAATTAACAATAACAACTTTAGGTATTGGAGATGTTTTGATTGTATTTCCAATGAAATTAGATTGATGCTCACAATTAATGATGATTTATCCCAAAGATTTGCATATTTAATTTTAAGAAGAGCTACTGATCTGGCAGGGCAAGAAATTATAAAAATAAAAATTGTAAATATTTCACGTAGCTTTTCTGACAACCCTAATCTGAGCTTGGATTTTGTTCTCCCATTTACAGAGTTAACCCTTATTAAGCAATAA
- a CDS encoding DUF1697 domain-containing protein: MKTYISILRGINVSGKNSIKMDALKKLYQNLGFKNISTYVQSGNVIFSSEYNDPKKIEDILTSQIKQEFGFTVPVIVLTIEELKDSIQNNPFQKDKEEAFIYFTFLASEPSNFNKENIYNKKAENEAIAIKERIVYLYCPNGYGRTKLTNTFLENILKVTATTRNFKTTNRLLEIAEQLK; this comes from the coding sequence ATGAAAACATATATTTCAATACTAAGAGGAATTAATGTAAGCGGAAAAAATAGTATTAAAATGGACGCTTTAAAGAAGCTATATCAGAATTTAGGCTTTAAAAATATCTCGACTTATGTTCAAAGCGGAAACGTTATTTTTTCTTCTGAATACAATGATCCTAAAAAGATTGAAGATATTTTAACATCCCAAATAAAGCAAGAATTCGGATTTACAGTTCCGGTAATTGTATTGACAATTGAGGAATTAAAAGACAGTATTCAAAATAATCCATTTCAAAAAGATAAAGAAGAAGCTTTTATATATTTTACATTTTTAGCTAGCGAACCAAGTAATTTCAATAAAGAAAATATCTACAATAAAAAAGCTGAAAACGAAGCCATAGCAATAAAAGAACGAATTGTTTATTTATATTGTCCCAACGGTTACGGAAGAACCAAACTCACTAATACGTTTTTAGAAAATATTTTGAAGGTAACAGCGACCACCAGAAATTTCAAGACAACGAATAGACTTTTAGAGATAGCTGAGCAACTAAAATAA
- the hisIE gene encoding bifunctional phosphoribosyl-AMP cyclohydrolase/phosphoribosyl-ATP diphosphatase HisIE, giving the protein MKPNFSKNSDGLLPAVIQDAETKNVLMLGYMNEEALAQTLATQKVTFFSRSKNRLWTKGEESGNFLQLISIAEDCDQDTLLVQVKPLGPTCHTGLDTCWQKANNQEYGFLTHLEETITNRKKLAESNAETNSYVTSLFRKGINKIAQKVGEEAVEVVIEAKDSNDDLFLNESADLLFHYLILLQAKNYKLNDVVNVLKEREK; this is encoded by the coding sequence ATGAAACCAAATTTTTCAAAAAATAGCGATGGCTTACTTCCGGCTGTCATTCAAGATGCAGAAACTAAAAACGTACTGATGTTGGGTTACATGAACGAAGAAGCTTTGGCACAAACGTTGGCTACTCAAAAAGTAACTTTTTTTAGCCGAAGTAAAAACCGATTGTGGACCAAAGGCGAGGAAAGCGGTAACTTTTTACAACTGATTTCCATTGCCGAAGATTGCGATCAAGATACGCTTTTGGTACAAGTAAAACCATTGGGACCGACTTGTCATACAGGTTTAGACACATGCTGGCAAAAAGCTAACAATCAGGAATATGGGTTTTTAACTCATTTAGAAGAAACCATTACTAATCGCAAAAAATTAGCCGAAAGTAATGCTGAAACCAATAGTTATGTCACTTCTTTATTCCGAAAAGGAATCAACAAAATTGCGCAGAAAGTAGGAGAGGAAGCTGTTGAAGTAGTTATTGAGGCCAAAGACAGCAACGACGATTTGTTTTTAAACGAAAGTGCCGATCTATTGTTTCACTATTTGATTTTGTTACAAGCCAAAAATTATAAACTAAACGATGTTGTTAACGTTTTAAAAGAAAGGGAGAAGTAG